ATCTTTTTCCATACCGATGGTTCCTCCGGTATAGATGAGCAGGACTTTTCGTTTCATGAATTACTTTTTTCTAAGAAATTGAGCCTCGTTCAGGTTCATAGCCCAAAATTACGTTAATTTGCAAAGATTTGAAAATGAATGGAAGATTTAGCGCAAACTTTTGAATATTTAAAGCAGTTTTTAACAGAGGAAAGGCTCTCAAAAATCGAACATTTCTCTCAGGAAAGTTCTGATTTTATTCTTCCTGTGATGGATGATGTTTACCAGTTTAGAAATGCTGCTGCCATTATAAGATCCGTGGAAGCCTCTGCTTTTCATAAAGTCATAGCTATGGAAGAGGAAAATGTTTTCGATCCTAACCTTACCGTAACAAAAGGTGCTGAAACATGGGTAGAAGTGGAAAAAATGCCTAAAAATATAGCATCCCTACAAAATATTAAAGATAGAGGCTATAAAATTCTGGCTGTATCACTGGAAAAAAATGCAGTGATGCTTCCTGATTATCAGATCACGGAACCTATTGCTCTTGTATTCGGAACTGAAATGGAAGGAGTATCACAAGAAGTAATAGATTTTGCGGATGAAACTTTGGCCATCCCAATGTATGGTCTGACGAGAAGCTATAATGTTTCCGTAGCAGCAGGAATCTGTATGTACGAACTAAAACAAAAGCTTATTAAATCAGGAATTGATTATAAATTAAGCGAAGAAAAGCTGATGAGAATGAAGATGCGTTGGGCTGTAAACTCCATAAAGAGCGGAAAGCAGATTCTCCAAAAATATCTTAAAGATCATAATCTGGAACTGTAAGCCGATATTTCTATTTTCTAACTTTTCATCATATTGAAATAATTCCACGCTGCCACAAATACACCCGCTGTTTCTGTTCTCAATCTCTGATTACCAAGTGAAACTGCTTTAATTTTATGGTCGGATAGAAACTGGATTTCCTTTTCAGAGAAATCTCCTTCCGGACCAATAAGAAAAGTAATCTGCTCCAATGAAGGAATATCTTTTAGTGCAATTCGGTCCAGATTTTCATGACAGTGCGCCACAAAAGTATGTTCCGGATCAATATTTTTTAGAAAATCAGTAAGTTTCACTGCATCATTGATGATCGGGAAATGAAACCTTAAGCTCTGCTTTGATGCAGCAACAGCCTGTTTTCTGATCTTATCAATATTAATATTTTTACGTTCTGTTTTTTCAGTCTGCAAAATACTGATCTCTGAAATACCCATCTCCACAGCCTTTTCTACAAAAAACTCAATCCTGTCAATATTTTTTGTAGGAGCAATAGCAATATGAAGCTTAGGATTAAAGTCAGGCATATTTGTTTTAATTTCAGAAATGTCCAGACTAGCCCGTTTTCCTTCGATAATTAATTTTCCGGAAGCAACATTTCCTTTGCCATCTGTTACATGAATCTCTTCGCCATCTTTCATCCGCAGAACCTTCACCATATGCTGTTGTTCCTCGTCATTGATTATTGCTTTTCCGTTATTGATTTCACCAAAAAAAAGTTTCATATATTGATATTTAGAATCTGCCTGAATTTTATTGATAAGTGATGATTAAAAGGTAATTTCATTATCACTTAAAAATGCCACACCGGTTTTTATCGTAGTATAAATATCACCCTCACAGTCTCTATATGAACATGCGTAAATTTCTTCAATCCACTTATTATTCATAAAAATTAAATTCAAATATTCGTTTTTTCTTAAATTATTTTTAATAGATAAATAATCTCCTTCTTTGGGTTCGTAAGTAAAACTGAATACATTCTCTGAATTGATTTTTTCTACGATCTCTTCCTTTATATTTTGAACATATCCAATTTCTGAACTGATCATTAAATAATCTTCGTCTTCAGATTTTTCTGTCACTTCATTTTTTCCTATTACGGTTTCTAAAACCCAATAATATTTTGAGTTCTTCTTAGAATGCGTTCCCAGTACTTTTTCTTCTAAAAGTATTTTCATAAATCATATTTTGCAGTTGCGGAAGTTCTCAGATCCGTAAATTCACCTCGTTCGTATTTCAGTTGGGCAACCATTGCGATCATAGCCGCATTATCGGTTGTATATTCAAATTTCGGAATGTAAATATTCCAGCCCAGTTTTTCCTTGTTATCTTCCATGGCCTTTCTTAAAGCAGAATTGGCAGAAACACCACCAGCAATGGCTGCTTCTTTGATATTTAATTCTTTCGCTGCTTTTTCAAACTTATTCATTAAAATTTCAATGATCGTTCTCTGAACAGAAGCACACAGATCATTCAGGTTTTCTTTAATAAAATCCGGGTTTTTTCTCACCTCTTTCTGAATAAAATACAGAACAGAAGTTTTAATGCCACTGAAAGAATAATCGTAGCTCTCCATTTTAGGTTTATTGAATGTGAAAGCATCAGGATTTCCTTCTTTTGCCAACCGGTCTATAATAGGTCCGGCAGGGTAGTCCAGGTCAAAAATCTTTCCGATTTTGTCAAAAGCTTCTCCTGCAGCATCATCAATTGTTTTTCCAATAATTTCCATATCAAAATAATCCTTTACCAATACGATCATGGTATGCCCGCCACTTACCGTAAGACACAGGAAAGGGAATTGAGGCGGCATAGGATTTGCATCGTCAATAAAATGGGCTAAAATGTGGGCCTGGAGATGGTTTACTTCAATCAACGGAACATTTAAGCTCATAGCCAAAGACTTAGCAAATGATGTTCCTACAAGAAGAGATCCTAAAAGTCCCGGACCTCGTGTAAATCCTATAGCTGAAATAGCATTTTGTTGTATATTTGCTTTGGTAATAGATTTTTCAACAACGGGGATTATATTTTGCTGATGCGCTCGCGATGCCAGTTCAGGGACCACACCTCCATATTCTTTATGGATGGCCTGAGTCGCAGCAATGTTCGACAGAATACAGTTTCCCTTGATGATAGCTGCTGAGGTGTCGTCGCAGGACGATTCAATACCTAAAATTATAGAGTCGCTCATAATAATGGCAAAGTTAGAGAATAATAACGAGAATGAGAATAAAAAATCAGTAGCTGAGAACCTAAGTGATCAGGTACAGAAGACTGTTGAGAATGTAGAAGGTGCTGTAAAGGAAACAGTTAAGGAAGCCTCTGAGCTGGCATCAGATGCTATCAATCACCCTGTGGAAACTGCTGGGGAATTTGGTAAACAAGCTGTAAAAGATGTGACCAGTTATTCATGGTGGGCCAAACTTCTTCTCATCCTTTTTTGGTTGGGAGTTATTCTGGTTGGAGGAGTTCTTACAGCCATTAATCTTCCGGCAACCAAACAATGGGCAGCAGATCAGGCACTTCAGATCGTCAACAAAGATTTTAAAGCTGGAATGACTACAGAAAGTGTAGAAGTAGATTATTTCGGCGATGTAACGATTAAAGGATTAAAAATCAAAGATTATAAAGGTCTGGATTTTATCAAAGCCAGAGAATTCCGGGCCAATTCAGATTGGATGTCGCTTGCCTATAATGCCATTTCCGGGAATAGCAATTCCCTCAGTTTTAATTCCCTTACATTAGTGAATGCAGATATAAAGGTGATCACGTACAAAGGTGACAGTATCTCCAATTTTATCAGGTTTACACAGCTCTTTGACAGTGGTAAAAAAAGAGATCCTAACAAACCGCCTTTTCAGCTGGATTCCCGGGTACAGATCATAGATTCAAAAGTTTCGATCATCAGCCAAAATTCTCCGGGAGAACCTGGAAAATGGCTTACGGCAACGAAGTTTAATTTAAAAGCTCCGAATGTAAAAGTAAATGGAGCCAATGTTTCGGCATTGATCAATAATATGTCCTTCGTCACTTCCAGATGGGGAAAATCCCATTTTGTAGATACATTTTCTACAGAACTTTCCTTAACACACCAATTTTTATCATTAAAAGACCTTACTCTGAATACAGATCATTCTTTGCTTCAGGGCAATATCAGATTTAATCTTCATGACGGTTCATGGTCTGATTTTGCAGACCGTGTACGTTGGGATATGGAGATCCAGCAGGGAAGCCAACTAAGTGGATATGATATCAGCTATTTTGTAACCAATTGGGATAATTTTAAACCATTCAATCTGGCTGGGAAAATGACGGGTCCTTTGAACAAGTTCCATCTGGAAAACTTCCTGATTAGTAACCCTGATGTGAATATTGCGACTAAAACAATGAAAGTCGACAGGCTCCTCAAAGGAAATTTTTCTATAGAAACCAAAGACCTTTCGGTGGATTTTACTTACAAAGATCTCAAAGCTATGATGCCTTCATTTATTTCAAAAAAAATGAAGAATTTTGCTGATGATTTTGGTAAACTGAAGTACAATGGAACTGCGAGAGTAAATC
The Chryseobacterium sp. W4I1 DNA segment above includes these coding regions:
- a CDS encoding RNA methyltransferase gives rise to the protein MEDLAQTFEYLKQFLTEERLSKIEHFSQESSDFILPVMDDVYQFRNAAAIIRSVEASAFHKVIAMEEENVFDPNLTVTKGAETWVEVEKMPKNIASLQNIKDRGYKILAVSLEKNAVMLPDYQITEPIALVFGTEMEGVSQEVIDFADETLAIPMYGLTRSYNVSVAAGICMYELKQKLIKSGIDYKLSEEKLMRMKMRWAVNSIKSGKQILQKYLKDHNLEL
- a CDS encoding 16S rRNA (uracil(1498)-N(3))-methyltransferase, translating into MKLFFGEINNGKAIINDEEQQHMVKVLRMKDGEEIHVTDGKGNVASGKLIIEGKRASLDISEIKTNMPDFNPKLHIAIAPTKNIDRIEFFVEKAVEMGISEISILQTEKTERKNINIDKIRKQAVAASKQSLRFHFPIINDAVKLTDFLKNIDPEHTFVAHCHENLDRIALKDIPSLEQITFLIGPEGDFSEKEIQFLSDHKIKAVSLGNQRLRTETAGVFVAAWNYFNMMKS
- the tsaD gene encoding tRNA (adenosine(37)-N6)-threonylcarbamoyltransferase complex transferase subunit TsaD; protein product: MSDSIILGIESSCDDTSAAIIKGNCILSNIAATQAIHKEYGGVVPELASRAHQQNIIPVVEKSITKANIQQNAISAIGFTRGPGLLGSLLVGTSFAKSLAMSLNVPLIEVNHLQAHILAHFIDDANPMPPQFPFLCLTVSGGHTMIVLVKDYFDMEIIGKTIDDAAGEAFDKIGKIFDLDYPAGPIIDRLAKEGNPDAFTFNKPKMESYDYSFSGIKTSVLYFIQKEVRKNPDFIKENLNDLCASVQRTIIEILMNKFEKAAKELNIKEAAIAGGVSANSALRKAMEDNKEKLGWNIYIPKFEYTTDNAAMIAMVAQLKYERGEFTDLRTSATAKYDL